In a single window of the Euryarchaeota archaeon genome:
- a CDS encoding amidohydrolase, with product MPSQPRADLILYNGTVFTVDAKATEAQAVAVADGRVIAVGKDRTIKAMAVPKAKRIDLKGRFLLPGFIDAHTHLAKYGVLLSQVPLGQARSVEDVVRRLAAASCKAPPGDWVVGYGWDETNWTVARYLTREDLDKASSTHPILASRVDRHMAAVNSTALRRLALPAGLHGVEEMAGTATGVLKESAWDAARRLVEPEGTDAGTFLDAGIKEAASLGVTSVHNLDCANDLAAYGAAENASRIRAYLMHGAAQMEALTSLGVTRGVGSEFLRLGGVKFYVDGSIGARTAALRNDYDDAPGVRGELTYRSDELAEWFANCDRAGLQIAAHAIGDDGIEQALDAFDDADVSTEARHRLEHFEMASIEQMRRAVSMGILLSMQPNFTGEWGRPGGMYERRVGKRASTMNALRTAVDEGATLAFGSDHMPFGPLYGLHWAVNAPFDCQRISVEEALQAYTIGGAFASFEEMSKGSIEPGKAADLVVLGKDPRDEPENIDAITVEMTVVAGAVTFKR from the coding sequence ATGCCTTCCCAGCCTAGAGCCGACCTGATACTTTACAACGGGACCGTCTTCACGGTGGACGCGAAGGCGACGGAGGCGCAGGCGGTGGCCGTGGCAGACGGCCGCGTCATCGCCGTCGGAAAGGATCGGACGATCAAGGCGATGGCAGTCCCGAAGGCGAAGAGGATCGACCTCAAAGGCAGGTTCCTTCTCCCGGGTTTCATCGACGCCCACACGCATCTTGCGAAATACGGCGTCCTCCTTTCCCAAGTGCCCCTTGGCCAAGCGCGTTCCGTAGAAGACGTGGTGCGTCGCCTCGCCGCCGCCTCGTGTAAGGCCCCGCCAGGTGATTGGGTCGTGGGATACGGATGGGACGAGACCAATTGGACTGTCGCCCGCTATCTCACGAGAGAAGACCTCGACAAGGCGAGCAGCACACACCCGATCCTCGCAAGCCGCGTTGACCGCCACATGGCAGCCGTCAATTCCACCGCGTTGCGGCGCCTGGCGCTTCCAGCGGGTCTTCACGGCGTCGAGGAGATGGCCGGAACGGCGACGGGTGTTCTCAAGGAGAGCGCATGGGACGCCGCGCGACGGTTGGTCGAACCGGAAGGAACGGATGCCGGCACGTTTCTTGACGCGGGCATCAAGGAGGCGGCTTCGCTCGGGGTAACGTCCGTCCACAACCTCGACTGCGCAAACGACCTCGCGGCGTACGGCGCCGCAGAGAACGCTTCGCGCATCCGAGCCTACCTCATGCACGGTGCGGCCCAGATGGAAGCGTTGACTTCGCTCGGCGTGACCCGCGGCGTCGGAAGCGAGTTCCTACGACTCGGGGGCGTCAAGTTCTACGTGGACGGAAGCATCGGAGCGAGGACCGCCGCATTGAGAAACGATTATGACGACGCGCCGGGGGTGCGAGGAGAACTGACCTACCGTTCCGACGAACTCGCGGAATGGTTCGCGAACTGCGACCGGGCCGGCCTCCAGATCGCGGCCCACGCGATAGGGGACGACGGGATCGAGCAGGCCCTCGACGCCTTTGACGATGCGGATGTATCGACGGAGGCTCGCCACCGGCTCGAGCATTTCGAGATGGCGAGCATCGAGCAGATGCGAAGAGCCGTCTCGATGGGGATACTCCTCTCCATGCAACCGAATTTCACGGGAGAATGGGGGAGACCTGGGGGCATGTACGAGCGGCGCGTCGGGAAACGCGCATCCACGATGAACGCGCTCCGTACAGCCGTGGATGAGGGCGCCACCCTCGCTTTCGGGAGCGATCACATGCCTTTCGGGCCGCTCTATGGTCTCCATTGGGCAGTGAACGCCCCGTTCGATTGCCAACGCATCTCGGTCGAGGAAGCGCTCCAGGCGTACACGATCGGCGGAGCGTTCGCGAGTTTCGAGGAGATGTCCAAGGGATCGATCGAACCCGGCAAGGCCGCAGATCTCGTTGTCCTTGGAAAGGACCCGCGCGACGAACCGGAAAACATCGACGCCATAACGGTCGAAATGACGGTCGTCGCTGGGGCCGTCACATTCAAGAGATAA
- a CDS encoding transketolase family protein — translation MSVAMEPARAGYGRGLIKAGAADKRLIAQSAELKGSTRHDKFREAFPDRFIEHGIAESDMLATSAGLASAGWNAHPATFACFLTYHGLAPVRQLIARAGYGVHIMGTHAGLHTGEDGESAQCLEDTTVFTSLHGFSVVAPADSVEAESATQVLAGLRSPTYQRVGRNPVPIIHDSSFRFTLGKWETRREGGDVTLMAHGALVAICEKAADILVGKDISARVINASTLKPVDLAAILAAGRETRGIVVAADEGPGGLYAAVTGVLAKEHPTYVDFVGVEGLGETGSPDRLYEKHGFTPEAVAKRATALATRRK, via the coding sequence ATGAGCGTCGCGATGGAGCCCGCGCGGGCAGGGTATGGACGCGGCCTCATCAAAGCGGGTGCGGCGGACAAGCGACTGATCGCGCAAAGCGCGGAACTCAAGGGCTCGACGCGCCACGATAAGTTCCGCGAGGCCTTCCCCGACCGCTTCATAGAGCACGGCATCGCGGAGTCGGACATGCTCGCGACCTCGGCAGGTCTTGCTTCGGCCGGGTGGAACGCGCATCCTGCCACGTTCGCCTGTTTCCTGACATACCACGGACTCGCACCGGTAAGACAATTGATTGCCCGGGCGGGTTACGGCGTCCACATCATGGGGACGCACGCCGGGCTGCACACGGGCGAAGACGGCGAGAGCGCGCAGTGCCTTGAGGACACGACCGTGTTCACGAGCCTTCATGGGTTCTCGGTGGTCGCCCCCGCCGATTCGGTGGAGGCGGAATCCGCAACACAGGTCCTCGCGGGACTTCGAAGCCCTACTTACCAGCGCGTAGGACGTAACCCTGTCCCGATAATCCACGATTCCTCGTTCCGGTTCACCCTCGGCAAGTGGGAGACGCGCCGCGAAGGCGGCGACGTGACACTCATGGCGCATGGCGCGCTCGTGGCGATCTGCGAAAAGGCGGCCGACATCTTGGTCGGTAAGGACATCTCGGCGCGCGTGATCAACGCGTCCACCCTGAAACCGGTCGACCTGGCTGCTATCCTGGCGGCCGGACGGGAGACGAGAGGAATAGTGGTGGCGGCCGACGAGGGTCCCGGTGGCCTCTACGCCGCCGTCACCGGCGTCCTCGCCAAGGAACACCCGACTTACGTGGACTTCGTCGGCGTCGAGGGGCTAGGAGAGACCGGCTCGCCTGACCGGCTGTATGAGAAGCACGGCTTCACGCCGGAGGCGGTTGCCAAGCGCGCGACCGCGCTGGCGACGCGCCGCAAATAG
- a CDS encoding transketolase, which produces MTEGGSLESKAVRVRREIVRMTALAASGHPGGSLSCVEILLALYSDARYDPNDPSWEGRDRIVISKGHASPAVYAVLAEFGFIARESLATYRTLGGLPGHSTVKTPGVEFPAGSLGLGVSFGNGLEFARRFERDINGRDLDYHTFVVVGDGEMQEGSIQEGLETARHHGLDTIVIVDQNRVQNDDWVETTKSLDLEAKFKACGWDVEAVDGHDLKALRSAIARATARDGTPNAILAKTIKGKGISFMENNPRFHGSAPNKEEFAAALKELDAADAKLRGASR; this is translated from the coding sequence GTGACGGAAGGGGGGAGCCTAGAGTCCAAAGCCGTACGGGTCCGCCGCGAGATCGTCCGTATGACGGCACTGGCCGCATCGGGACATCCCGGAGGATCCCTCTCATGCGTCGAGATTCTCCTCGCGCTCTACTCGGACGCCCGCTACGACCCGAACGACCCCTCTTGGGAAGGGCGCGACCGCATCGTGATCAGCAAGGGCCACGCGTCTCCGGCGGTCTACGCCGTTCTCGCGGAGTTCGGTTTCATCGCGCGCGAATCTCTCGCCACCTACCGGACGCTCGGCGGGCTTCCCGGGCACTCCACGGTGAAGACGCCTGGCGTGGAGTTTCCCGCAGGCTCGCTCGGTCTCGGTGTCAGTTTCGGCAACGGCCTCGAGTTTGCGCGGCGGTTCGAACGGGATATCAACGGACGCGATCTTGATTACCATACGTTCGTCGTCGTCGGAGACGGCGAGATGCAGGAGGGCAGCATCCAAGAGGGGCTTGAGACGGCAAGGCACCACGGCCTCGACACCATAGTGATCGTGGACCAGAACCGGGTCCAAAACGACGATTGGGTCGAGACGACTAAATCGTTGGACCTTGAGGCCAAGTTCAAGGCCTGCGGCTGGGACGTGGAGGCAGTGGACGGGCACGATCTCAAGGCGCTGCGCTCTGCCATCGCAAGGGCGACCGCGCGCGATGGGACGCCGAATGCGATCCTCGCGAAGACCATCAAAGGCAAAGGCATCTCATTCATGGAGAACAATCCCCGCTTCCACGGGTCAGCCCCGAACAAGGAAGAATTCGCTGCGGCGCTCAAGGAGCTCGACGCAGCCGACGCGAAGCTTAGGGGGGCGTCCCGATGA
- a CDS encoding helix-turn-helix domain-containing protein yields MSLLLVEVRLPAGGCGLARATREDPDVDVQLIDAIHHEGGAFTEIFRFSGTGASRLFEKVSSLDAPQGARVIESGPSSLVCGLVRRCRCVRSALAAQGWFPLSVRLKGGSEFVSVAVGGREDGRRLLAFLKKRYEGFELVRVSPLSTLSAASKAPRPTALTPRQREILRAAVSSGYFEPARGASGLEIARSMGMDRGSFARQLRAALRNVVKSVAE; encoded by the coding sequence ATGAGTCTGCTCTTGGTCGAGGTCCGGCTTCCGGCAGGCGGGTGTGGTCTCGCGAGGGCCACGCGGGAGGATCCGGACGTCGACGTGCAGCTCATCGATGCGATCCACCACGAGGGCGGCGCGTTCACGGAGATATTCCGGTTCTCCGGGACCGGCGCCTCGCGGCTCTTTGAGAAGGTGTCAAGCCTGGACGCTCCACAGGGTGCTCGCGTCATCGAGAGCGGCCCGTCCTCGCTCGTCTGCGGGCTCGTCCGCCGCTGTCGATGCGTCCGTAGTGCTCTCGCCGCGCAAGGGTGGTTCCCGTTGAGCGTGCGCCTCAAGGGGGGAAGCGAGTTCGTGAGCGTGGCGGTCGGCGGGCGGGAGGACGGAAGGCGGCTGCTTGCTTTCCTCAAGAAGAGGTACGAAGGCTTCGAGCTCGTCCGCGTCTCGCCGCTTTCGACGCTTTCGGCCGCCTCAAAGGCACCGAGGCCGACGGCCCTCACGCCGCGTCAAAGGGAGATCCTCCGCGCCGCGGTGTCGTCGGGATATTTCGAACCGGCTCGTGGTGCCTCCGGTTTGGAGATCGCCCGGAGCATGGGCATGGACAGGGGATCTTTCGCGAGGCAGTTACGGGCGGCGCTGCGCAACGTCGTGAAATCCGTCGCCGAGTGA
- a CDS encoding BlaI/MecI/CopY family transcriptional regulator, with amino-acid sequence MASLRSVERATVRALVEALKERGERVTYATASTVLGRLQARGFISREKEEHRGSFRYVYRSLHKEEEALRAFASDVDPLLGTLGIPNLSWPPREVTTLDEHGDGRARNFRPRD; translated from the coding sequence TTGGCATCGTTGCGATCCGTCGAACGCGCCACGGTCCGCGCCCTCGTCGAAGCCCTCAAGGAGCGCGGCGAACGAGTCACGTATGCGACGGCGAGCACTGTCCTCGGCAGGCTCCAGGCCCGCGGTTTCATCTCACGAGAAAAGGAGGAGCACCGCGGTTCGTTCCGCTACGTATATCGCTCGCTACACAAGGAGGAGGAGGCGCTCAGGGCCTTCGCAAGCGACGTCGATCCCCTCCTAGGCACGCTCGGCATACCGAACCTCTCCTGGCCTCCCAGGGAGGTGACCACTCTTGACGAGCACGGGGACGGGCGCGCCCGGAACTTTCGTCCCCGAGACTGA
- a CDS encoding 4Fe-4S binding protein — translation MDAARLRRPAGLVHVVRERCKECGFCWDFCPLDVLEQGDASNEKGYHYPRVKAGKEAACVNCGMCAEVCPEFAIFSTEKEVETHA, via the coding sequence ATGGACGCCGCACGACTTCGTCGACCGGCCGGTCTCGTCCACGTGGTGAGAGAGAGATGCAAGGAGTGCGGCTTCTGTTGGGACTTCTGTCCGCTCGACGTCCTTGAACAAGGCGACGCCTCCAACGAGAAAGGGTATCACTATCCCCGCGTGAAGGCCGGAAAGGAAGCGGCGTGCGTGAATTGCGGCATGTGCGCCGAGGTCTGTCCCGAGTTCGCGATCTTCAGCACCGAGAAGGAGGTCGAGACCCATGCCTGA
- a CDS encoding 2-oxoacid:acceptor oxidoreductase subunit alpha, translated as MKGDEAVVEGAIAAGCRFYAGYPITPSSEVAERMSKRMPRVGGTYIQMEDEIGSLAAVLGASCAGAKAMTATSGPGFSLMQENLGLAIMMEAPCVIVDVQRGGPSTGLPTLTSQGDMLQARFGSHGDYEIIAYSPSSVQEMFDLTIKAFNAAEKYRTPVVLLADQVVGQMTSTLMVPEEASIHRTTRATPTVAPSLYKPFDARHLVPPMALAGGGFRVHMTGLTHNERGAPATNAEAQEQLVRRLVRKIRENASEIVEVEERFMEDAEVALVVYGSTLGPALEAVRHARAEGMRVGLLRLVTPWPFPREAIQKVSATLRALVVAEGNLGQMVHPVREYAKCPVIHLGIPGGRMLRPDEILRTLRGVAA; from the coding sequence ATGAAGGGCGACGAGGCGGTCGTCGAAGGCGCCATCGCCGCCGGATGCCGTTTCTACGCCGGCTACCCCATAACCCCCTCGAGCGAGGTGGCCGAGCGGATGTCGAAGCGGATGCCGCGCGTCGGGGGAACGTACATCCAGATGGAAGACGAGATAGGGAGTCTTGCGGCCGTGCTCGGTGCTTCGTGCGCGGGGGCGAAGGCCATGACGGCAACCTCCGGGCCCGGCTTCTCCCTCATGCAGGAGAACCTCGGCCTTGCCATCATGATGGAGGCGCCGTGCGTCATCGTGGACGTACAACGGGGAGGGCCCTCCACCGGGCTCCCGACGCTCACCTCGCAGGGCGACATGCTCCAGGCGCGCTTCGGCAGTCACGGCGACTACGAGATCATCGCCTACTCGCCAAGCAGCGTCCAGGAGATGTTCGACCTCACGATCAAGGCCTTCAATGCGGCAGAGAAGTACCGCACGCCGGTCGTGCTCCTTGCCGACCAGGTGGTCGGTCAGATGACGAGCACGCTCATGGTGCCAGAGGAGGCCTCCATCCATCGCACGACACGCGCCACCCCGACGGTGGCTCCATCCTTGTACAAGCCCTTCGACGCGAGACACCTCGTCCCCCCGATGGCGTTGGCCGGCGGAGGTTTTCGCGTCCATATGACAGGCCTGACACACAACGAGCGAGGGGCCCCGGCGACCAATGCCGAGGCACAAGAGCAACTCGTGCGGCGCCTCGTGAGGAAGATCCGCGAGAACGCCTCCGAGATCGTCGAGGTGGAAGAGCGCTTCATGGAGGATGCCGAGGTGGCACTCGTCGTCTACGGATCCACCTTGGGTCCCGCTCTCGAAGCGGTGCGGCACGCACGCGCCGAAGGCATGCGAGTCGGGCTTCTTAGGCTCGTGACGCCATGGCCGTTTCCGCGCGAGGCCATCCAGAAGGTCTCGGCCACCTTGCGCGCCTTGGTCGTCGCCGAGGGGAACCTCGGTCAGATGGTCCATCCCGTCCGCGAGTATGCGAAGTGCCCCGTCATCCACCTCGGCATACCAGGAGGACGGATGCTACGCCCCGACGAGATCCTCCGCACGCTCAGGGGGGTGGCGGCCTGA
- a CDS encoding 2-oxoacid:ferredoxin oxidoreductase subunit beta — protein MTEAQVATRHPKDDLLRVARLPHIWCPGCGLGNVLRSVAEAIGGSRIPVERHVCVSGIGCTGRSAGYLNIDSYHTTHGRPIPFATGLKLANPALEVTVISGDGDLTTIGGNHLIHAARRNIDINVVLVNNFNYGMTGGQFGATTPHGARTTTSGYGNFEYPFNLPLLVAAAGAPFVSRWTTLHVRQLRRAIEDAFEFDGFTFIEVISPCPPGFGKKNGYADALSEMNHFMEQAVVDNEADLWELDLSMRADEPLIVGDFRRGKRPSYGEARSEILSKSGVTR, from the coding sequence CTGACGGAGGCGCAAGTGGCGACGCGGCACCCGAAAGACGATCTCCTTCGGGTCGCAAGACTTCCCCACATCTGGTGCCCCGGCTGCGGATTGGGAAACGTCCTGAGGTCCGTGGCGGAGGCAATCGGGGGGTCGAGGATACCCGTGGAGCGCCACGTCTGCGTCTCCGGCATCGGTTGCACGGGGCGTTCGGCCGGTTACCTCAACATCGATTCCTACCACACGACGCACGGGAGGCCCATCCCCTTTGCGACGGGCCTTAAACTGGCAAATCCCGCCCTTGAGGTGACCGTCATCTCCGGCGACGGCGATCTCACGACCATCGGGGGAAACCATCTCATCCACGCCGCCCGCCGCAACATCGACATCAACGTCGTCCTCGTGAACAACTTCAATTACGGAATGACGGGCGGCCAGTTCGGGGCCACCACCCCGCACGGGGCGAGGACCACGACGTCCGGGTACGGCAACTTCGAATATCCTTTCAACCTGCCCCTCCTCGTCGCGGCGGCGGGGGCGCCCTTCGTCTCGCGCTGGACCACGCTCCACGTGCGGCAGCTGCGGCGCGCCATCGAGGACGCTTTCGAGTTCGACGGGTTCACTTTCATCGAGGTCATCTCCCCTTGTCCTCCAGGCTTCGGGAAGAAGAACGGCTACGCCGACGCACTCTCGGAGATGAACCACTTCATGGAGCAGGCCGTCGTGGACAACGAGGCCGACCTTTGGGAACTCGATCTTTCCATGAGGGCTGACGAGCCGTTGATCGTCGGCGATTTCAGACGCGGCAAGCGGCCCTCCTACGGCGAGGCCCGAAGCGAGATACTCTCGAAATCGGGGGTAACGCGATGA
- a CDS encoding 2-oxoacid:acceptor oxidoreductase family protein, with translation MRTEIRVAGFGGQGVITMGKILGRAAALHDGRHAALTEDYGPEKTGGWSRADLVISDDVIGYPIIEKPGVFVALSQDGFERFRSSMDEETTLIIESELVKLPASSELRAHAIPAMRSALSLGKKVVANIVMMGAVVEFTRAVSPQAVQKALGESVPKGTEGLNERAFEEGRLLAREASP, from the coding sequence ATGAGGACGGAGATACGCGTGGCGGGTTTTGGCGGTCAAGGAGTGATCACGATGGGGAAGATCCTCGGTCGGGCGGCGGCACTCCATGACGGCCGGCACGCTGCCCTGACGGAGGATTACGGACCTGAAAAGACCGGCGGCTGGAGCAGGGCGGACCTCGTGATAAGCGACGACGTCATCGGGTATCCTATCATCGAGAAGCCCGGCGTCTTCGTCGCTTTGTCCCAGGACGGGTTCGAGCGGTTCAGATCCTCCATGGACGAGGAGACGACGTTGATAATCGAATCGGAACTCGTGAAGCTCCCCGCGAGTTCGGAGCTCAGGGCCCACGCGATACCCGCGATGCGCAGCGCCTTGTCGCTTGGCAAGAAGGTGGTCGCGAACATCGTGATGATGGGAGCGGTCGTGGAGTTCACGCGCGCCGTCTCGCCCCAGGCCGTGCAAAAAGCCCTGGGCGAGAGCGTCCCAAAAGGGACAGAAGGGCTGAACGAACGGGCCTTCGAAGAGGGGCGGCTCCTTGCGCGGGAGGCGTCACCGTGA
- a CDS encoding hydrogenase iron-sulfur subunit, which produces MTGTKGDRVLIIGAGIAGIQAALDLAHAGAPVTLVERGSAIGGHMAALDKNFPTLDCSICIEAPRISDAVRHHNIEVLTLSDVVAVSGSPGDFRVEIVKRARYVTDQCTRCNECSLVCPQARPNGFDRGLSTRKAIYTPFPQAEPGAYVLDLSSCLNEPPNYLPCGRCLDACAPKCIDFSMKPTELLERRASSVIVATGFDLLEAGEIPEYGYGSHPDVLTAMEFERMLNAAGPTSGEILRPSDEKPPKSILFVLCVGSRDERFCHYCSRICCMYSVKEALQAKEHGVADVTILYMDLRAYGKGFDDFVERTRSEGVRFVRGRPSSVASDGKTVRVRFEDTSERKVHEEAFDMVVLAPAVLPARGTKELAGVLGVELDSDGFFLTPGTSGDLQRTSRPGVYVAGCASGPKDIPDTVAEAGGAAAKALAHVEGRYWPEEEKVEPIDATGDARVGVFVCDCGSNIAGTIRVPKLVEDVMKVPGVAHSEEVMFACAAKTQGDIAKTIRDKGLNRAVVAACSPKTHGPTFQGACSRAGLNPFLFEMANLRNHASWVHKKEPDLATEKGSDLVRMAVEKAKLLRPLTVTRQKVEKRVLVVGGGVAGMSAAEALASHGIETHLVEKGSELGGNVRRLSHVSGIDVPAAAFLMEKEATLRRAGAKIHLRDSVEVISGHVGNFHVSLKSGESLDVGAVVLATGATPVDTDALGRGTDPRVLTNVELEARSDPIRGERITFLGCVGSRSDGSGCSRYCCRSMVSQATRLQEAGNSVRIVSKDLRTYGRHAEEALSRAARLGVKFFRVSSDGPIEAAIGWRDGGIAFNDALSGAEVLLPTDKLVLAVGLRSAASSPAEQLKVALGEDGFLLESHPKLGPVEAAVAGVFLAGACQGPKDAGEAMAQGLAAAAKASALLGPGEIEQEPLKAVIDAEKCTGCTLCARVCPHGAISAEPGKPARLIEAACAGCGTCAAACPADAITMPSFTDEQILAQIDAATENAPLEKVVVFACNWCSYAGADTAGIAKLQYPASSRVIRTMCSGRVSEKFILRAFERKAGAVLVTGCHPGSCHYLTANLETEKRMKRWKSRLAAKGYDPERLGLAWISAAEGKLFAAKMAEFDGKLRSSPVAVPTPGEASR; this is translated from the coding sequence GTGACCGGGACGAAAGGCGACCGCGTGCTCATCATCGGGGCCGGCATCGCCGGGATACAGGCGGCGCTCGATCTGGCCCACGCGGGCGCCCCGGTGACTCTCGTCGAGCGGGGTTCCGCCATCGGCGGGCACATGGCTGCGCTCGACAAGAATTTCCCCACGCTCGACTGCTCCATATGCATCGAGGCGCCGAGGATAAGCGACGCCGTCCGGCACCACAACATCGAGGTCCTCACGCTCAGCGACGTCGTGGCCGTCTCCGGCTCTCCGGGGGACTTCCGCGTGGAGATCGTCAAGAGGGCGCGCTACGTGACCGACCAGTGCACGCGCTGCAACGAGTGCTCGCTCGTCTGCCCGCAGGCACGCCCCAACGGGTTCGACCGGGGCCTCTCGACGCGCAAGGCCATTTACACGCCGTTCCCGCAGGCGGAACCCGGTGCCTACGTCCTCGATCTTTCCTCATGCCTCAACGAGCCCCCGAACTACCTTCCATGCGGTCGTTGTTTGGACGCCTGCGCGCCCAAGTGCATCGATTTCTCCATGAAGCCGACGGAACTCCTCGAACGTCGCGCGTCTTCCGTGATCGTCGCGACGGGCTTCGACCTCCTCGAGGCGGGCGAGATCCCTGAGTACGGCTACGGATCGCACCCCGACGTCCTCACCGCGATGGAGTTCGAGCGGATGCTCAACGCGGCGGGGCCGACCTCAGGCGAGATCCTGAGGCCCTCGGACGAAAAGCCTCCGAAAAGCATCCTCTTCGTCCTGTGCGTCGGCTCGCGCGACGAGCGCTTCTGCCACTACTGCTCGCGGATCTGCTGCATGTACTCCGTCAAGGAGGCCCTCCAGGCAAAGGAGCACGGCGTGGCCGACGTCACAATCCTCTACATGGATCTTCGCGCGTACGGGAAGGGCTTCGACGATTTCGTCGAACGGACTCGATCCGAGGGCGTGCGCTTCGTCCGCGGACGTCCATCGAGCGTTGCCTCGGACGGGAAGACGGTCCGGGTGCGCTTCGAGGACACATCCGAGCGTAAGGTCCATGAAGAAGCCTTCGACATGGTCGTCCTCGCTCCCGCCGTCCTCCCGGCGCGCGGTACCAAGGAACTCGCCGGGGTGCTGGGAGTGGAGCTCGACAGCGACGGTTTTTTCCTCACGCCCGGGACCTCCGGCGACCTTCAACGGACGAGTCGGCCCGGGGTGTACGTGGCGGGCTGCGCGAGCGGGCCCAAGGACATCCCGGACACCGTCGCCGAGGCGGGGGGTGCCGCGGCCAAGGCGCTGGCGCACGTGGAAGGTCGCTACTGGCCCGAGGAAGAGAAGGTGGAGCCCATCGATGCCACGGGCGATGCCCGGGTGGGCGTCTTCGTCTGCGACTGCGGATCCAACATCGCGGGCACCATCCGTGTGCCCAAGCTCGTCGAGGACGTAATGAAAGTGCCCGGTGTCGCCCACTCCGAAGAGGTGATGTTCGCCTGCGCCGCGAAGACGCAAGGAGACATCGCGAAGACGATCCGCGACAAGGGCCTGAACCGCGCCGTGGTCGCGGCGTGCTCGCCAAAGACCCACGGCCCCACGTTCCAAGGCGCCTGCTCGAGGGCGGGGCTCAACCCGTTCCTCTTTGAGATGGCGAACCTCCGCAACCACGCGTCCTGGGTCCACAAGAAGGAGCCCGACCTTGCCACCGAGAAGGGGTCCGACCTTGTGCGCATGGCGGTGGAGAAGGCGAAACTGCTTCGACCGCTCACGGTGACCAGGCAGAAGGTGGAAAAGCGCGTCCTGGTCGTCGGCGGCGGGGTCGCCGGCATGAGCGCCGCGGAGGCGCTCGCCTCGCATGGCATCGAGACCCACCTCGTGGAAAAGGGGAGCGAGCTCGGTGGAAACGTCCGCCGCCTTTCGCACGTTTCCGGCATCGACGTTCCCGCTGCCGCATTCCTCATGGAGAAGGAGGCGACCCTGCGCCGGGCGGGCGCGAAGATCCACCTCAGGGATTCCGTCGAGGTGATAAGCGGTCACGTGGGGAACTTCCACGTGTCCCTCAAGAGCGGGGAGAGCCTCGACGTGGGTGCGGTCGTACTTGCCACAGGGGCCACCCCTGTCGATACGGATGCGCTGGGGCGCGGGACGGATCCTCGGGTACTCACGAACGTCGAGCTTGAGGCGCGCTCCGACCCCATCAGGGGGGAGCGCATCACCTTCCTTGGATGCGTGGGATCGCGCTCCGACGGGTCCGGATGTTCCCGGTACTGCTGCAGATCGATGGTCTCGCAAGCCACCCGGCTCCAAGAGGCCGGAAACAGCGTGCGCATCGTATCCAAGGACCTACGGACGTACGGGCGCCATGCCGAGGAGGCGCTTTCCAGGGCGGCCCGTTTGGGTGTCAAGTTCTTCCGCGTGTCATCCGACGGACCCATAGAGGCGGCCATCGGATGGCGCGACGGGGGCATCGCCTTCAACGACGCCCTCAGCGGGGCCGAGGTGCTCCTTCCGACCGATAAGTTAGTGCTCGCTGTCGGGCTTCGGTCCGCCGCGTCATCTCCCGCCGAGCAACTCAAAGTCGCCCTCGGGGAGGACGGCTTCCTCCTCGAAAGTCACCCGAAGCTCGGCCCCGTGGAGGCCGCCGTCGCGGGCGTCTTCTTGGCAGGCGCCTGCCAGGGCCCGAAGGACGCGGGCGAGGCGATGGCGCAGGGGCTCGCGGCCGCGGCGAAGGCCTCGGCCCTGCTCGGCCCCGGCGAGATCGAGCAGGAGCCGCTCAAGGCCGTCATCGACGCCGAGAAGTGCACGGGTTGCACGCTCTGCGCGCGCGTCTGCCCGCATGGCGCCATATCAGCCGAGCCCGGAAAGCCCGCGCGACTCATCGAAGCCGCATGCGCCGGGTGCGGGACCTGCGCGGCCGCTTGCCCCGCCGACGCGATCACCATGCCCTCTTTCACGGACGAACAGATACTGGCCCAGATCGACGCGGCCACGGAGAACGCCCCGCTCGAAAAGGTCGTGGTGTTCGCCTGCAACTGGTGCTCCTACGCGGGCGCAGACACCGCCGGCATCGCCAAGCTCCAATACCCGGCGTCCTCCAGGGTCATCCGGACGATGTGCTCGGGCCGTGTTTCCGAGAAGTTCATCCTCCGCGCCTTCGAGCGCAAGGCGGGAGCGGTCCTCGTCACCGGGTGCCATCCGGGCAGTTGCCACTACCTGACGGCGAACCTCGAGACGGAGAAACGCATGAAGCGATGGAAGTCGCGCCTCGCGGCCAAGGGCTACGACCCGGAGAGACTGGGCCTTGCCTGGATATCGGCCGCGGAGGGGAAGCTCTTTGCCGCGAAGATGGCGGAGTTCGACGGAAAGCTCCGCTCCTCCCCGGTCGCGGTGCCGACGCCGGGGGAGGCGTCGCGATGA